The following proteins come from a genomic window of Citrobacter europaeus:
- a CDS encoding ROK family protein: MVADSQPGHIDQIKQTNAGAVYRLIDQLGPVSRIDLSRLAQLAPASITKIVREMLEAHLVQELEIKEAGSRGRPAVGLVVETEAWHYLSIRISRGEIFLALRDLSSKLVVEDCLEMALVSETPLLERVITQVDQFFIRHQQKLERLTSIAITLPGIIDTENGIVHRMPFYEDVKEMPLGQALENHTGVPVYIQHDISAWTMAEALFGASRGARDVIQVVIDHNVGAGVITDGHLLHAGSSSLVEIGHTQVDPYGKRCYCGNHGCLETIASVDSVLELAQVRLKQSMSSSLHGQPLTVDALCLAAMQGDLLAKDIISGVGTHVGRILAIMVNLFNPQKILIGSPLSKASDILFPTIADSIRQQALPAYSQHIVVESTQFTNQGTMAGAALVKDAMYNGSLLIRLLQG; the protein is encoded by the coding sequence GTGGTTGCTGATAGTCAGCCTGGGCATATCGATCAAATTAAGCAGACCAATGCTGGCGCAGTTTACCGCCTGATTGATCAGCTGGGTCCGGTATCGCGTATTGATCTCTCTCGCCTGGCGCAACTGGCGCCAGCCAGTATTACTAAAATTGTCCGCGAAATGCTCGAAGCGCACCTGGTGCAAGAGCTGGAAATCAAGGAAGCGGGCAGCCGTGGGCGTCCGGCTGTTGGGCTGGTTGTTGAAACGGAAGCCTGGCACTATTTATCCATTCGTATCAGTCGCGGCGAGATCTTTCTGGCACTGCGCGATCTGAGCAGCAAACTGGTGGTAGAAGATTGTCTCGAAATGGCGCTGGTCAGTGAAACACCGCTGCTGGAACGTGTTATTACTCAGGTCGACCAGTTTTTCATCCGGCACCAACAAAAGCTGGAACGCTTAACCTCCATCGCCATCACCTTACCCGGCATTATTGATACTGAAAACGGTATCGTGCATCGCATGCCATTTTACGAAGATGTCAAAGAGATGCCGCTGGGCCAGGCGCTTGAGAACCATACTGGCGTACCGGTCTATATTCAGCATGACATTAGCGCCTGGACCATGGCTGAGGCGCTTTTCGGCGCATCGCGCGGCGCGCGCGACGTCATCCAGGTGGTGATCGATCATAACGTGGGTGCCGGGGTGATCACTGACGGTCATTTACTGCATGCTGGTAGCAGTAGCCTGGTGGAAATTGGCCATACGCAGGTGGATCCGTACGGTAAACGCTGCTACTGCGGTAACCATGGGTGTCTGGAAACGATCGCCAGCGTCGACAGCGTGCTCGAACTGGCGCAGGTGCGCTTGAAGCAGTCAATGAGTTCTTCTTTACACGGACAACCGCTGACGGTAGACGCACTGTGTCTGGCGGCAATGCAGGGTGATTTATTGGCGAAAGATATCATTAGCGGCGTAGGGACCCACGTCGGACGCATTCTGGCCATCATGGTGAATTTGTTCAACCCGCAAAAGATATTGATTGGTTCTCCGCTCAGTAAAGCGTCGGATATTCTGTTCCCCACTATTGCTGACAGCATTCGTCAGCAGGCGCTCCCGGCCTACAGTCAGCATATAGTCGTTGAAAGTACGCAATTCACCAATCAAGGGACGATGGCGGGGGCCGCGCTCGTTAAGGACGCGATGTATAACGGTTCTTTGTTGATTCGTCTATTACAGGGTTAA
- a CDS encoding molybdopterin-dependent oxidoreductase — protein sequence MSETEQSGGISRRTLVKSSAIGSLALAAGSLSLPFGMRSAAAAVQQAMQPVEEKAVWSSCTVNCGSRCLLRLHVKDDAVYWVESDTTGDDTYGNHQVRACLRGRSIRRRMNHPDRLKYPMKRVGKRGEGKFERITWDEALDTISGNLQRILKDYGNEAVHVLYGTGVDGGNITNSNVPYRLMNSCGGYLSRYGSYSTAQISAAMSYMFGANDGNSPDDIANTKLVVMFGNNPAETRMSGGGVTWYVEQARERSNARMIVIDPRYNDTAAGREDEWLPIRPGTDAALAAAIAWVLITEDLIDKPFLDKYCVGYDETTLPASAPRNAHYKAYILGDGPDGVAKTPEWASHITSIPSEKIIHLAREIGAAKPAYICQGWGPQRHSNGEQTARAITMLSVLTGNVGINGGNSGMREGTWDLGVEWFSMLENPVKTQISVFTWTDAIDHGAEMTATRDGVRGKDKLDVPIKFIWCYASNTLVNQHGNISHTHEVLQDDSKCEMIVGIEHFMTASAKYCDILLPDLMPTEQEDLISHESAGNMGYVILGQPATSPKFERKPIYWMLSEVAKRLGPDVYQKFTEGRTQHEWVKYLHAKTKERNPEMPDYEEMKTTGIFKKKCPEEHYVAFRSFREDPAANPLKTPSGKIEIYSERLAVIAETWELKDDEIVHPLPAYAPGFDGWDDPKRQTYPLQLTGFHYKARTHSSYGNIDVLQQACPQEVWINPIDANARGIRNGDTVRVFNNNGQMLISAKVTPRILPGVTAIGQGAWLNADMFGDRIDHGGSINILTSHRPSPLAKGNPSHSNLVQVEKV from the coding sequence ATGTCTGAAACCGAACAATCCGGAGGCATCAGCCGTAGGACGTTAGTGAAGTCCTCAGCTATCGGTTCACTGGCGCTTGCCGCGGGTAGCCTGTCCTTACCCTTTGGTATGAGATCCGCTGCCGCGGCAGTACAACAAGCGATGCAACCGGTTGAAGAGAAGGCTGTCTGGAGTTCCTGTACCGTTAACTGCGGCAGCCGTTGCCTTTTACGTCTGCACGTTAAAGATGATGCCGTTTACTGGGTAGAGTCTGACACAACGGGCGATGATACCTATGGTAATCACCAGGTACGCGCCTGCTTGCGCGGCCGATCGATCCGTCGCCGGATGAATCACCCTGACCGCCTGAAATATCCAATGAAACGCGTAGGCAAGCGTGGAGAAGGAAAATTTGAGCGGATCACCTGGGATGAAGCGCTGGACACTATTAGCGGTAATTTGCAGCGGATCCTGAAGGATTACGGCAACGAAGCGGTCCATGTGCTGTACGGTACAGGTGTAGATGGTGGGAATATTACAAACTCCAACGTCCCCTATCGCTTGATGAATTCATGCGGCGGCTATTTGAGTCGCTATGGTAGCTATAGTACCGCGCAAATCAGCGCCGCCATGAGTTATATGTTTGGTGCTAACGACGGCAACAGCCCGGACGACATCGCCAATACAAAACTGGTTGTCATGTTTGGCAACAACCCTGCCGAAACCCGTATGAGCGGCGGTGGTGTAACCTGGTATGTTGAGCAAGCCCGCGAACGTTCTAACGCACGAATGATCGTTATCGATCCTCGTTATAACGATACTGCCGCTGGTCGTGAAGATGAATGGCTTCCTATTCGACCAGGAACTGACGCTGCACTGGCTGCGGCAATTGCCTGGGTGTTGATCACCGAAGATCTCATCGATAAACCTTTTCTTGATAAATACTGCGTCGGCTACGATGAAACCACTCTTCCCGCCAGTGCACCGCGTAATGCGCACTATAAGGCATACATTCTGGGGGATGGGCCAGACGGAGTTGCCAAAACGCCAGAATGGGCTTCTCACATTACCAGCATTCCGTCTGAGAAAATTATCCACTTAGCGCGTGAAATCGGCGCAGCGAAACCCGCTTATATCTGCCAGGGCTGGGGACCGCAGCGTCACTCCAATGGTGAACAAACCGCTCGCGCGATTACGATGCTCTCCGTTTTAACCGGCAATGTGGGGATAAACGGTGGTAACTCAGGGATGCGTGAAGGGACGTGGGATCTGGGCGTGGAATGGTTCTCCATGTTAGAAAATCCGGTTAAAACGCAGATATCTGTCTTTACCTGGACGGATGCTATCGATCATGGCGCAGAGATGACCGCGACCAGAGATGGTGTTCGCGGCAAAGATAAGCTGGACGTGCCTATCAAATTTATCTGGTGTTATGCCAGTAATACGCTCGTCAACCAGCATGGCAATATCTCGCATACCCATGAAGTCTTACAGGATGACAGCAAGTGCGAGATGATCGTCGGTATTGAGCATTTTATGACTGCCTCCGCAAAATACTGCGACATCCTGCTGCCTGACCTGATGCCAACCGAACAGGAAGATCTCATCTCCCACGAGTCTGCCGGGAACATGGGGTATGTCATCCTTGGTCAACCTGCGACTTCGCCAAAATTTGAACGTAAACCCATTTACTGGATGCTCAGTGAAGTCGCCAAACGTTTGGGCCCGGATGTGTACCAAAAATTCACCGAGGGTCGTACACAACATGAATGGGTGAAATACCTTCATGCCAAAACCAAAGAGCGTAACCCGGAAATGCCGGATTACGAGGAAATGAAAACGACAGGCATATTCAAGAAAAAATGTCCCGAAGAACACTATGTTGCCTTTCGTTCTTTCCGGGAAGATCCCGCCGCTAACCCATTGAAAACGCCATCAGGGAAAATTGAGATTTACTCTGAACGGCTTGCCGTCATCGCAGAAACATGGGAACTCAAAGACGACGAAATTGTTCATCCTCTTCCTGCTTATGCCCCAGGCTTTGACGGTTGGGACGATCCTAAGCGCCAAACGTATCCACTGCAGCTCACGGGGTTCCACTATAAGGCGAGAACCCACTCCAGCTACGGCAATATCGATGTTTTACAGCAGGCTTGCCCGCAGGAGGTCTGGATAAACCCCATTGATGCCAATGCACGTGGTATTCGTAACGGCGACACGGTAAGGGTGTTTAACAATAATGGCCAGATGTTGATCAGCGCGAAAGTTACACCGCGCATTTTGCCCGGCGTCACAGCTATCGGACAAGGTGCCTGGCTCAATGCCGATATGTTCGGCGATCGGATCGATCATGGTGGTTCCATTAACATTCTCACGTCGCATCGACCTTCTCCATTAGCGAAGGGGAATCCATCCCACAGTAATCTCGTTCAGGTTGAAAAGGTATAA
- a CDS encoding dimethyl sulfoxide reductase subunit A, translated as MSETEQYGGISRRTLVKSSAIGSLALAAGGLSLPFGMRTAAAAVQQALQPAEEKVVWGACSVNCGSRCALQLHVKDDEVVWVESDTTGDDIYGQHQVRACLRGRSIRRRINHPDRLNYPMKRVGKRGEGKFERITWQEALDTISASLKNTVHKYGNEAVYINYTSGIVGGNITRSSPYASLVARLMNCYGGFLSHYGTYSTAQIAAAMPYTYGSNEGNSTSDIENTKLVVMFGNNPAETRMSGGGITYFLEQARERSNARMIVIDPRYTDTAAGREDEWLPIRPGTDAALVAGIAWVLINEDLVDQAFLDTYCVGYDEKTLPVDAPANGHYKAYILGNGDDGIAKTPQWASHITGIPAERIIKLAREIGSTKPAYICQGWGPQRQANGELTSRAIAMLPILTGNVGINGGNSGARESTYTITIERMPLPENPIKTQISCFSWTDAIARGQEMTATRDGVRGKDKLDVPIKFIWNYAGNTITNQHSDINKTHEILQDDTKCEMIVVIENFMTSSAKYADILLPDLMTVEQEDIIPNDYAGNMGYLIFIQPATSPKFERKPIYWIMSEVAKRLGNDVYQRFTEGRTQEQWLQYLYAKMLAKDPALPSYDELKKMGIYKRKDPNGHFVAYKKFRDDPQANPLKTPSGKIEIYSSRLAKIANTWELQKDEVISPLPVYASTFEGWDDPKRSSFPLQMFGFHYKSRTHSSYGNIDVLQASCRQEVWINPVDAQKRGIANGDMVRVFNDRGELRIPAKVTPRILPGVSAMGQGAWHDANMAGDKIDHGACVNTLTTQRPSPLAKGNPQHTNLVEIEKV; from the coding sequence ATGTCTGAAACTGAGCAATATGGAGGCATCAGCCGCAGGACGTTAGTGAAATCCTCGGCAATCGGTTCGCTGGCGCTTGCTGCAGGTGGGCTGTCGTTACCTTTCGGAATGCGCACTGCAGCCGCTGCGGTACAACAGGCGCTACAACCTGCTGAAGAAAAAGTGGTTTGGGGTGCTTGTTCGGTGAACTGCGGCAGCCGTTGTGCCCTGCAACTCCACGTCAAAGATGACGAAGTCGTATGGGTGGAGTCCGATACGACCGGAGACGACATTTACGGTCAACACCAGGTTCGCGCCTGTTTGCGTGGGCGCTCAATTCGTCGACGGATCAATCATCCGGATCGCCTGAATTACCCAATGAAGCGCGTGGGCAAACGCGGTGAAGGGAAATTCGAGCGCATAACCTGGCAGGAAGCGCTGGATACCATCAGTGCCAGTTTGAAAAATACCGTGCACAAATACGGTAACGAGGCCGTGTATATCAACTACACCTCTGGCATTGTAGGCGGCAACATTACTCGCTCCTCACCTTATGCCTCGCTGGTGGCTCGCCTGATGAACTGCTATGGCGGTTTCCTGAGCCATTACGGCACCTACAGTACCGCGCAAATCGCGGCGGCAATGCCTTACACCTACGGTTCTAACGAAGGCAACAGCACTTCCGATATCGAAAACACGAAGCTGGTAGTGATGTTCGGCAATAACCCTGCCGAAACGCGTATGAGCGGCGGCGGAATAACTTATTTCCTTGAACAGGCCCGGGAGCGCTCTAATGCCCGGATGATCGTCATTGACCCGCGATATACTGATACCGCAGCGGGTCGTGAAGATGAGTGGCTCCCTATTCGTCCGGGAACTGATGCCGCATTAGTGGCGGGAATCGCCTGGGTCCTGATTAACGAAGATCTCGTCGACCAGGCATTCCTTGACACGTACTGCGTTGGTTATGACGAAAAAACCCTGCCCGTCGACGCGCCGGCTAACGGACACTACAAAGCCTATATTCTGGGCAACGGTGATGACGGTATTGCCAAAACTCCGCAATGGGCTTCACATATCACCGGGATCCCAGCCGAACGCATTATTAAACTGGCACGGGAAATCGGCAGTACAAAACCGGCATATATTTGTCAGGGTTGGGGGCCGCAACGTCAGGCTAACGGTGAACTGACCTCACGCGCAATCGCCATGTTGCCAATCCTCACCGGCAACGTCGGCATCAACGGCGGCAATAGTGGTGCACGAGAATCAACCTACACCATCACGATTGAACGTATGCCGCTACCAGAGAACCCCATCAAAACCCAGATATCCTGTTTTAGCTGGACGGACGCAATCGCCCGGGGTCAGGAAATGACCGCTACCCGCGATGGCGTACGCGGAAAAGATAAGCTCGACGTGCCGATTAAATTTATCTGGAACTACGCGGGCAATACCATCACCAATCAGCACTCAGATATCAATAAAACGCATGAGATCCTTCAGGACGACACGAAATGCGAAATGATAGTTGTCATTGAAAACTTCATGACCTCTTCAGCCAAATATGCCGATATTCTACTGCCTGATTTAATGACCGTTGAACAGGAAGACATCATTCCAAACGACTACGCGGGCAATATGGGGTATCTCATTTTTATTCAACCTGCGACGTCGCCTAAGTTCGAGCGCAAACCGATTTACTGGATAATGAGTGAAGTTGCAAAGCGTCTTGGCAATGATGTGTATCAACGGTTTACGGAAGGTCGTACCCAGGAGCAATGGCTTCAGTATCTGTACGCGAAAATGCTGGCTAAGGACCCCGCTCTCCCTTCTTATGACGAGCTGAAAAAAATGGGGATCTATAAACGCAAAGATCCAAACGGGCACTTTGTCGCCTATAAAAAATTCCGCGACGATCCGCAGGCCAATCCGCTTAAAACACCGTCGGGTAAGATTGAAATTTACTCCAGCCGACTGGCGAAGATTGCCAACACCTGGGAGTTGCAAAAAGATGAAGTGATTAGCCCGCTTCCCGTTTACGCCTCAACGTTTGAAGGATGGGATGACCCAAAACGCAGTTCTTTCCCACTGCAAATGTTTGGCTTCCACTACAAATCCCGTACGCACTCCAGCTACGGCAATATCGATGTTCTCCAGGCGTCCTGCCGTCAGGAAGTGTGGATAAACCCGGTCGATGCCCAAAAACGGGGGATTGCAAATGGCGATATGGTGCGGGTCTTTAACGATCGCGGTGAACTGCGCATCCCTGCGAAAGTGACGCCGCGGATCCTGCCCGGCGTAAGCGCAATGGGCCAGGGCGCATGGCACGATGCCAATATGGCCGGCGATAAGATTGACCATGGCGCCTGCGTCAACACCTTGACCACTCAGCGCCCGTCTCCTCTGGCAAAAGGCAATCCACAGCATACTAATCTGGTCGAGATCGAGAAAGTTTAA
- a CDS encoding dimethyl sulfoxide reductase anchor subunit: MGNGWHEWPLVLFTVLGQCVAGALIVSGYGWLTAKDGMAKQRIVRSMFFLWLVMGIAFLASVMHLGSPLRAFNSLNRVGASALSNEIASGSLFFAVGGLWWLVAFLGKMPAALGKIWLLAGMLLGLVFVLAMTSVYQIDTVPTWYNGYTTLAFFMTLLLSGPLFAALLLRAAGVSFNAARFASISVVALLVAVAVIVLQGVSLSDIHSSVQNASALVPDYGSLQVWRVLLLAAGLGCWICPLIRRKEPSVGGLALGLVLVLGGEIIGRGLFYGLHMTVGMAVAG; this comes from the coding sequence ATGGGCAATGGATGGCATGAATGGCCGCTGGTCCTGTTTACGGTGCTCGGCCAGTGCGTGGCTGGCGCGCTGATAGTGAGTGGCTATGGCTGGCTGACCGCTAAAGACGGAATGGCAAAACAACGTATCGTGCGCAGCATGTTTTTTCTGTGGCTGGTGATGGGCATCGCCTTTCTCGCCTCGGTAATGCATTTAGGTTCACCGCTGCGCGCCTTTAACTCGCTGAACAGGGTCGGCGCATCTGCGCTGAGTAATGAAATCGCCAGCGGTTCTCTGTTTTTCGCCGTCGGCGGCCTGTGGTGGCTGGTGGCGTTTCTCGGTAAAATGCCCGCAGCGTTAGGTAAAATCTGGCTGCTGGCTGGCATGCTGCTGGGCCTGGTTTTTGTGTTGGCGATGACCAGCGTCTACCAGATAGATACCGTTCCGACCTGGTATAATGGCTACACCACGCTGGCATTTTTTATGACACTGTTGCTAAGCGGACCACTGTTTGCCGCCCTGCTGCTGCGCGCCGCGGGTGTTTCTTTTAACGCCGCCAGATTCGCCAGTATCAGCGTTGTGGCCCTGCTGGTGGCGGTGGCCGTTATTGTCCTGCAGGGTGTATCGCTCAGTGATATTCACAGCTCGGTACAAAACGCCAGCGCGTTGGTTCCCGACTATGGCAGTTTACAGGTCTGGCGTGTCCTGTTGCTGGCTGCGGGTCTGGGTTGCTGGATATGTCCGTTAATCCGTCGCAAAGAGCCGTCAGTCGGCGGACTGGCGCTGGGCCTGGTTTTAGTACTTGGCGGTGAAATCATCGGCCGGGGTTTGTTTTACGGTTTACATATGACAGTCGGCATGGCTGTTGCAGGTTAA
- the dmsD gene encoding Tat proofreading chaperone DmsD, with protein sequence MTHFSQGDNFSTAARVLGALFYYAPDSVEASAVVSALRADGWQAQWPLDQATLSPLAAQLQAETDEPLPQAWQRLFVGPYALPSPPWGSVWLDRENVLFGDSTLALRQWMRDNGIQFAMQQNEPEDHFGSLLLLTAWLAENERHTECEQLLAWHLFPWSSRFLEVFIEKADHPFYQALGELARLTLAQWQSQLLIPIADKPLFR encoded by the coding sequence ATGACCCATTTTTCGCAAGGTGACAACTTTTCTACCGCAGCGCGCGTACTTGGCGCGCTGTTTTACTATGCGCCAGACAGCGTGGAAGCCTCTGCAGTAGTCAGTGCGTTAAGGGCCGATGGCTGGCAGGCGCAATGGCCGCTTGATCAAGCAACACTCTCCCCGCTGGCAGCACAACTGCAAGCCGAGACCGATGAGCCTCTGCCGCAGGCCTGGCAACGCTTGTTTGTCGGTCCGTATGCGCTACCTTCTCCGCCCTGGGGATCCGTCTGGCTGGATCGTGAAAATGTGTTGTTTGGCGACTCCACGCTGGCTCTGCGTCAGTGGATGCGGGACAACGGCATCCAGTTTGCCATGCAGCAAAATGAGCCAGAAGATCACTTTGGTTCGCTGCTATTGTTGACAGCCTGGCTTGCTGAGAACGAACGCCACACCGAGTGCGAACAGCTGCTGGCCTGGCATCTTTTCCCGTGGTCATCGCGCTTCCTTGAGGTATTTATCGAAAAAGCTGACCACCCGTTTTACCAGGCGCTGGGTGAGCTGGCGCGCCTGACGCTGGCCCAGTGGCAGTCGCAGTTACTGATCCCGATAGCTGATAAGCCCCTGTTTCGTTAA
- the bioD gene encoding dethiobiotin synthase, producing MLKRFFITGTDTSVGKTVVSRALLQALASGGKSVAGYKPVAKGSKETPEGLRNKDALVLQSVSTIELPYEAVNPIALSEDESSVAHSGPVNYTLLSNGLASLSEKVDHVVVEGTGGWRSLMNDLRPLSEWVVQEQLPVLMVVGIQEGCINHAILTAQAIASDGLPLIGWVANRINPGLAHYAEIIDVLSKKLPAPLIGELPYLPRAEQRELSQYIRLSMLGSVLSVDRVLA from the coding sequence ATGCTGAAGCGTTTCTTTATTACAGGTACAGACACTTCTGTTGGGAAGACCGTGGTTTCCCGCGCATTACTACAAGCGTTAGCGTCAGGGGGTAAAAGCGTTGCGGGTTACAAACCCGTAGCCAAAGGAAGCAAAGAGACACCTGAAGGCCTGCGCAACAAAGATGCGCTGGTGCTGCAAAGCGTGTCCACTATCGAACTGCCTTACGAAGCGGTCAACCCGATTGCGCTCAGCGAAGACGAAAGTAGCGTAGCGCATAGTGGTCCGGTCAATTACACTCTGTTATCCAACGGTCTCGCAAGCCTCAGCGAAAAAGTCGATCATGTTGTCGTGGAAGGTACCGGAGGCTGGCGCAGTCTGATGAACGATCTGCGTCCGTTATCGGAGTGGGTGGTGCAGGAACAACTGCCGGTGCTGATGGTGGTGGGTATCCAGGAAGGCTGTATTAATCATGCCATCCTCACCGCACAGGCGATTGCCAGCGACGGACTGCCGCTGATTGGCTGGGTCGCGAACCGAATCAACCCGGGGCTGGCGCATTATGCGGAAATCATTGATGTGCTAAGTAAAAAATTACCCGCTCCGTTAATCGGCGAACTACCTTATCTGCCTCGTGCAGAGCAGCGCGAGCTGTCTCAGTACATCCGTCTGTCAATGCTCGGCAGCGTGCTGTCGGTAGATAGAGTCCTGGCGTAA
- the dmsB gene encoding dimethylsulfoxide reductase subunit B, which produces MTTQYGFFIDSSRCTGCKTCELACKDYKDLTPDVSFRRIYEYAGGDWQEDNGVWHQNVFAYYLSIACNHCEDPACTKVCPSGAMHKREDGFVVVDEDVCIGCRYCHMACPYGAPQYNAAKGHMTKCDGCHDRVADGKKPICVESCPLRALDFGPIDALRKKHGELAAVAPLPGAHFTKPSIVIKPNANSRPTGDTTGYLANPKEV; this is translated from the coding sequence ATGACAACTCAGTATGGATTTTTTATTGATTCCAGCCGTTGCACCGGGTGTAAAACCTGCGAGCTGGCCTGCAAAGACTACAAAGACCTCACCCCCGACGTCAGTTTCCGGCGGATTTACGAGTACGCAGGTGGTGACTGGCAGGAAGATAACGGCGTCTGGCACCAGAATGTTTTCGCCTATTACCTCTCCATTGCCTGTAACCACTGCGAAGATCCAGCCTGCACCAAGGTTTGCCCCAGCGGAGCCATGCATAAACGTGAAGATGGTTTTGTGGTGGTTGATGAAGACGTTTGCATCGGCTGTCGCTACTGCCACATGGCCTGCCCGTATGGCGCGCCGCAGTACAATGCCGCCAAAGGACATATGACCAAGTGTGACGGTTGTCATGACCGCGTCGCCGACGGCAAAAAGCCCATCTGCGTCGAGTCCTGCCCGCTGCGCGCGCTGGACTTTGGTCCCATTGATGCACTGCGCAAAAAACACGGTGAGCTGGCGGCAGTCGCTCCGCTGCCGGGCGCGCATTTCACCAAACCGAGCATTGTGATCAAACCCAACGCCAATAGCCGCCCGACCGGGGATACCACGGGTTATCTGGCAAATCCGAAGGAGGTGTAA
- the clcB gene encoding voltage-gated ClC-type chloride channel ClcB, whose protein sequence is MHHLHAYPDLRAMFRRLLIAALIGILAALAVAGFRHAMFLLEWLFLSNDTGSLVNAATNLSPLRRMLTPALGGLAAGLLLWGWQKFNRLRPQAPTDYMEALQTDGQFDVSASLVKSLASLLVVASGSAIGREGAMILLAALAASCFAQRFTPRTEWKLWIACGAAAGMAGAYHAPLAGSLFIAEVLFGTLILASLGPVVVSAVVALLTTNVLSDSNALLYAVHFTRELHVLEYVMIVSTGLAAGVCGPLFMWLMTASHNVFLRFKLSPPWQLALGGLIVGLLSLLTPAVWGNGYSVVQSYLLSPPLLAVVSGIFICKLLAVLASSGSGAPGGVFTPTLFVGLSVGMLLGRVWGLWLPGPDEIAILLGLTGMATLLAATTHAPIMSTLMVCEMTGEYRLLPGLLIACVLASVLSRTLRQDSIYRQHAAEH, encoded by the coding sequence ATGCATCATTTACATGCTTATCCAGACCTGCGCGCCATGTTTCGCCGCCTGCTGATTGCCGCGCTGATTGGTATCCTTGCTGCGTTGGCCGTAGCAGGATTTCGTCATGCTATGTTTCTTCTCGAATGGTTGTTCCTGAGCAACGACACCGGGAGTCTGGTCAATGCAGCGACAAACCTTTCCCCTTTAAGACGTATGCTGACGCCTGCATTAGGGGGGCTGGCGGCAGGATTGCTGCTTTGGGGATGGCAAAAGTTCAACCGTTTACGCCCGCAGGCTCCCACTGATTATATGGAGGCCCTGCAAACCGACGGACAATTTGACGTCAGTGCAAGCCTGGTGAAATCGCTGGCCTCGTTACTGGTCGTTGCCAGCGGGAGCGCCATCGGGCGTGAAGGCGCCATGATTTTACTGGCGGCGCTTGCGGCCTCCTGCTTTGCTCAACGTTTTACCCCGCGTACAGAATGGAAGTTATGGATTGCCTGCGGCGCCGCTGCGGGTATGGCCGGAGCGTACCATGCTCCGCTGGCAGGCAGTTTATTTATTGCCGAAGTGTTGTTCGGCACGTTGATCCTGGCGTCATTGGGACCGGTGGTGGTCTCCGCCGTCGTCGCTCTGCTCACCACCAATGTGCTGAGCGACAGCAATGCGCTGCTGTATGCCGTGCACTTCACACGGGAGCTGCATGTGCTGGAATACGTCATGATCGTCAGTACGGGTCTGGCTGCCGGCGTTTGCGGACCGCTTTTTATGTGGTTAATGACCGCCAGTCATAATGTTTTTTTACGCTTTAAACTCTCGCCCCCGTGGCAACTGGCGCTTGGCGGGCTGATCGTTGGCCTGCTGTCATTACTCACACCAGCAGTCTGGGGTAATGGCTACAGCGTGGTGCAGTCATATTTACTTTCCCCACCATTGCTGGCCGTGGTGAGCGGGATCTTCATCTGCAAATTACTGGCTGTGCTTGCCAGCAGTGGATCCGGCGCGCCAGGCGGCGTGTTCACGCCAACGCTGTTTGTCGGTCTGTCGGTGGGCATGCTGCTGGGACGGGTATGGGGCTTGTGGCTTCCGGGTCCGGATGAGATTGCCATTTTGCTGGGATTAACGGGGATGGCCACGCTGCTGGCAGCAACTACGCATGCGCCAATAATGTCGACGCTGATGGTTTGTGAAATGACCGGGGAGTATCGTCTACTCCCCGGATTGCTGATTGCCTGCGTGTTGGCGTCAGTGCTGTCGCGAACGTTACGCCAGGACTCTATCTACCGACAGCACGCTGCCGAGCATTGA